AGATCGGCGTCAATGAGCCGCTCACCGGCGCGTTCGCGGCCTCCGGCACCTACGTGGTCAACGGCGCCAAGATCGCCGCCGACGAGATCAACGCCAAGGGCGGAATTCTCGGCAAGAAGATCGAGCTCGTCATCGAGGACAACAAGAGCAATCCGACGGAAGCTGCCGCCGTCGCCGAAAAACTCATCACCAGCGACAAGGTGCCGGTGCTGATGGGCGCCTGGGGCTCGAGCCTGACGCTCGCGGTGATGCCCAAGCTGATGGAATACGAGACCCCGATGGTCGTCGAAACCTCGTCCTCCGGCAAGATCACGACGACGGGCAATCCCTTCATCTTCCGGATCTCGCCGCCCTCGGCGGTCGAGGCCGCCGCGTTCAAGGGCATTGTCGACAAGCTCGCGCTGAAGAAGGTGGACTTCCTCGTCATCAACAACGACTGGGGCCGGGGCACTGCCGAGGACTTCAGCAAGATGATGAAGGACAAGGGCATCAGCATCGGCCTCGTCGAGACCATGGACCAGGGCGCGCAGGACATGAGCGCGCAGCTCTCCAAGATCAAGAGCTCGGATTCCGAGACGGTGATCGTCACGACGGCGGTCGATCAGCTGACGCTGATCTTCAAGCAGGCGGCCGCGCTCGGCCTGAAGAAGCGCATCATCACCACCGGCGGCTCGCAGAACCCGGACCAGATCATCGCCCAGGCCGGTGCCGCCGCCAACGGCACCATGCATCTGACCACCTTCCTGCCGTGGTTCCCGGACAAGACGCCGAATCCGGAAGCCACCAACTATTTCATCACGGAATGGAAGAAGCGCGGTTTCGAGTTCGCCGGCTGCACCGAGAGTTTTCGCGGCTATGACGGCATCCGCACTGCGGCGGCGGCGATCGAGAAGGCCGGCAAGGCCGAGCCAGCCGCAATCAAGGCGGCGCTCTGGGACATCAATATCAAGGGACTGAACGGCGATATCGTTTTCCGCAAGTCCGGTCCGGAAGGCAAGGAGAGTGGGCAGAGCCAGCCGAACGTCTATCTCATCGAGATCAACGACGGCAAGGTCGAGCTGAAGACGCTCTAGAGCATGATCCGGAAAAGTGTGAAGCGGTTTTCCGGCAAGATCATGCTCAAACAATAACGCGCTTCGTCGACGGCGAGGGCGGTACATCACTGCCCTCGTCATGTGCGATTTATTCGGGAACGGCTTTGAGCGAATTCCTTCAGCATCTGGTCAATATGCTCGTGCTCGGCGGCACCTATGCGCTGCTGGGCATCGGGTTGACCTTGATCTTCGGCATCATGAACGTTGTGAACTTCACGCACGGCGTGCTCTACACGTTCGGCGCCTACATCATGTTCATCGTGGTGCAGCAGCTCGGGCTGAATTTCTTCCTGGCATTGCCCGTCGCGGTGCTTGCCGGGTGGCTGCTCGGAGCAGCCATCGAGCTGACATTACTGCGACCGCTGCGCGGCTCCGACATCGACACCACGATGCTGGTCATGATCGGCGCCTGGATCGCGATGCAGTCCGGCACGCTATGGATCTGGGGCGGTGTCGCCAAATCGGTGGCGACGCCGTTTCCCGAAGCGCCGCTGGTGCTCGGACCGGTGTCGGTATCCTGGCTTCGCCTGTTTGTGCTCGCCGCAGCGGCAATGTTGATCCTGGTGACGTACTTCCTGATCAACAAGACCAGCCTGGGACGTGCAATGCGGGCGACGTTCCAGGACCACGACACGGCCTCGCTGATGGGTGTCAACGTGGACATGATCTACACCTCGACCTTCGCGATCGGCTCCAGCCTTGCCGCCGCCGCCGGCGCTCTGCTCGGGCCTGTCTACGTGATCTTCCCGCAAATGGGCGATCTCGCCGCCGTCAAGGCCTTCGCCATCGTCATCCTCGGGGGCCTCGGCAACATCACGGGCGCTGTGATCGGTGGCTTCATCCTGGCGCTGGCCGAGGAATTGGGGGCGGGCTACGTCTCGTCGGGTTACCGCGATGCCATGGGCTTCGTGATCATCATCGCGGTCCTGATCTTCCGGCCGACCGGCCTGTTTGCGCGCGCGGAGCGGGTTGGATGAGAGCCGCCGTCACCATTCTCGCCGTCGCGGCCCTGGCCTCGGTGCCGCTCTGGTTGCGCGATCCCTATCTCCTGAACGCGCTGATCACGACCGGCATCTTCGTCATCGGCGCGATGAGCCTCAATCTGCTGCTAGGCTTCACCGGCCAGCTCAGCCTCGGCCACATCGCTTTCTTCGGCATCGGCGCCTATGTCAGCGCGCTGACATCGCTCGGCTTCGACGTCGGTCTGCCCGGAGACGTCCGCCTGGTTCACGCACCTTGGCCGCCGATTGCAGGCTTCTTGCTGGCCATCCTGGTCGCCGGAATGTGCGGCTATTTCGTCGGGTTGCTCTCCTTCCGCGTCCGCGGCGCCTATTTCGTCATCGTGACCATCTCCTTTGCCGAGGTCGTCCGGCTGGTCGCGTTGAACTGGGTCGAGCTGACGCAGGGTCCGCTGGCACTGACCAACATTCCATCCATCGCGCTGCCCTTGCCCGGCCTTGGTGAGCTGACGCTGCGCACCAAGATGCAGAACTACTATCTCGTGCTGGTCGTGGCGCTGGTCGCCTATCTCCTGATCGCCCGCCTCGTTCATTCCCATTTCGGCCGTGCGATGCGGGGGCTGATGGAGAACGAGACGCTCGCCGTCTCTGTCGGCATCGACGTCACCAGGACGCTGACGGTGGCAGCCGTGATCTCGGCCGCGATCGCGGGCGCGGCCGGCAGCCTCTATGCGCACTACATCCGGATCATCGACCCCGAAGTGTTCGCCTTCATCAACACCGTCACCATGGTCATCATGGTGATCAGCGGCGGCAAGGGCTCGCTGGCCGGGCCCGTGGTCGGCGGCCTGATCTTCGGGCTGCTGCCGGTCGCGTTGCGGCCGGTCATGGCGCCGGAGGCGCAGTGGATCGCCTATGGCGGCGTGCTGATCGCCATCCTGTTCGTGCTGCCCCGTGGCATCGTGCCCTCGCTCGCACAGCGCTTCATCCGACGGCGCAGCGGCGCGCCGGCGTTGGCATCGGTCGCGCTCACCGAAACCGGTGCCAAGGAGCCGGCGTGATGACCGCGCGCAGCATTGCCATGACCATCGAGCAGGTCGCCGTTCGCTTCGGCGGCCTAGTCGCGATCTCCGACATGAGTTTTACGGTCGGTGAGGGCGAGATCGTCAGCCTGATCGGGCCGAATGGCGCCGGCAAGACCACCGCCTTCAACGTCATGACTGGTTTCCTGACGCCGAGCGCAGGCCAGGTCACCTATCAGGGTACGACGCTGACCGGGTTGAAGCCGCACCAGATCGCCGATCTCGGCCTGATACGCACCTTTCAGCGCACCAGCGTGTTTCCCAACGACACCGTCTACGACAATCTCCTGATCGGCCTGCATCGTCAGGGTCGGGTCAGGCTGCTCGATGCCATCCTCGGGCTGCCGGGCGCGCGCGCCTCGGAACGGAGGCTCCGGCAGCGCGCGAGCGAGTTGATCGAATGGGTCGGCCTCGAACGCCGCGCCCATGATGCGGCCGGCTCGCTGTCCTACGGTGAGCAGCGCCTTGTCGGTGTCGCGCTGGCGCTGGCGGCGGAGCCCTCGATGCTGCTGCTCGACGAGCCCGTCTCGGGCATGAACGCCTCGGAAACCCACCGCTTCGTCGAGCTGATCCGCAGCGTCCGCGACCGTGGCATCACCATCCTGCTGGTCGAGCACGACATGCCGATGGTGATGACCGTCTCGGACCGCATCGTGGTGCTGAACTATGGCCGCATCATTGCCGAGGGGACACCGGATGTGATCCGCAACGATCCGGCCGTGATCGAGGCCTATCTCGGACATGGAGCGGGGCGTGCTTGAGATCCGCGACATGGTGTGCGGCTATGGCGGCGTCACTGCGCTGCGTGGCATCTCGCTCGACGTCAAGGCCGGCCAGCTCGTCGCCCTGATTGGCGCCAACGGCGCCGGCAAGAGCACGACGCTGCGTGCGATTTCCGGCCTCGTGCCGCCGCGCGCAGGGCAAATGCGGTTCGAGGGCATCGACATCACCGGGGCGAGACCACCGCGCGTGCTCGCCAGCGGGATCGCACATTGTCCGGAAGGCCGGCGCGTATTTCCGCACATGAGCGTCGAGGAAAATCTCGACATGGGGGCTTACCTCCGTCGTGGTTCGGGCGAGATCGCGGCGGACCGCGACCGCATCTACGCGGAATTTCCGCGGCTCGCCGAGCGACGCCGGCAGGCGGCGGGCACGCTGTCGGGCGGCGAGCAGCAGATGCTGGCGATCGGGCGCGCGCTGATGTCGCGGCCGCGGCTGATCATGTTCGACGAGCCCTCGCTCGGCCTTGCGCCCAACATCGTCGAGCGAACCTTTGCGATCATCCGCGGTATCCGCGATGCCGGCACCACGGTGCTGCTGGTCGAGCAGAATGCGTTCGCCGCGCTCGAGATGTGCGACCACGCCTATCTGCTCGAGAATGGCCGCATCGTGCTGTCGGGCGCAGGCTCCGAGCTGATCGAGAACGAGCATGTGCGGAAGGCCTATCTCGGTGGATGACGATGCCGCCGGCTCGGCTGGCTTCGGCTGGACGCCGGTCTGCGATCTCGACCGCCTGAGAGCGGAGACGATCGTTCACGTACATGTTGCAGGCCTCGACCTGCTGGTGATCTGGAACGACGGCGATGCCGTCGCATGCGACCGCGCGTGTCCGCATGAACAGGCGGACCTGGCTCTCGGACAGGTGAGGGCCGGCCGGCTGTTCTGTCCGCGTCACGCGGCATCGTTCGATTTGCGGGACGGGGCGATCAATCCGGGATGGCCGAGCCCGCCGTTGCGGCTTTACCCGATACGGATCACGGGAGCACAAATCTGCGTGGAAGTGCGAGAGCGGCAAGCGCGACGTCATGCCCCTGTTTTGCCCGACGAGTCAGAATAATCGATGGTGTCGCCTTGCCTGCAAAATTCGTCTTTGAAAACAACGGCATTCTACTGTGCATGGGGTTGTTTTCACGTTTCAGTCCAGCAACCGGCGAACGGCGTCGACGAGGACCCCCTCTGGCCGCCGCAGGGCCTCGAGAATGGTGAAATGGTCGGCGCCGTCGACCGGAATGAGCTTGCCGGGCGCCTTCGCCGCCGTGCGCTTGTCGTGGAGGTTGATGGAATCGCACACGAGCGCCGGCAGCTCGTTGCTGCCATAGGCGATGTCGAGCCGCTTCGGCGTGACGGGCAGGCGCAGCGGCGACAGCGCGGCGATTTCCTCATCCGTCAGCTTCAGCGCGTTGTTGAGGCCGGTATCGCGGATTGGCGCGAGCTCGTACACGCCTGAGATCGCCAGTCCCGCATGGACACTCGGATGGTTCAGCGCCATCGCTGCGAGATGGGCTCCGGCGGACCAACCCGACAAGACGAC
The genomic region above belongs to Bradyrhizobium arachidis and contains:
- a CDS encoding ABC transporter substrate-binding protein, producing MTRALGLVPAIALATALFGGTAGAQTIKIGVNEPLTGAFAASGTYVVNGAKIAADEINAKGGILGKKIELVIEDNKSNPTEAAAVAEKLITSDKVPVLMGAWGSSLTLAVMPKLMEYETPMVVETSSSGKITTTGNPFIFRISPPSAVEAAAFKGIVDKLALKKVDFLVINNDWGRGTAEDFSKMMKDKGISIGLVETMDQGAQDMSAQLSKIKSSDSETVIVTTAVDQLTLIFKQAAALGLKKRIITTGGSQNPDQIIAQAGAAANGTMHLTTFLPWFPDKTPNPEATNYFITEWKKRGFEFAGCTESFRGYDGIRTAAAAIEKAGKAEPAAIKAALWDINIKGLNGDIVFRKSGPEGKESGQSQPNVYLIEINDGKVELKTL
- a CDS encoding branched-chain amino acid ABC transporter permease yields the protein MSEFLQHLVNMLVLGGTYALLGIGLTLIFGIMNVVNFTHGVLYTFGAYIMFIVVQQLGLNFFLALPVAVLAGWLLGAAIELTLLRPLRGSDIDTTMLVMIGAWIAMQSGTLWIWGGVAKSVATPFPEAPLVLGPVSVSWLRLFVLAAAAMLILVTYFLINKTSLGRAMRATFQDHDTASLMGVNVDMIYTSTFAIGSSLAAAAGALLGPVYVIFPQMGDLAAVKAFAIVILGGLGNITGAVIGGFILALAEELGAGYVSSGYRDAMGFVIIIAVLIFRPTGLFARAERVG
- a CDS encoding branched-chain amino acid ABC transporter permease, whose amino-acid sequence is MRAAVTILAVAALASVPLWLRDPYLLNALITTGIFVIGAMSLNLLLGFTGQLSLGHIAFFGIGAYVSALTSLGFDVGLPGDVRLVHAPWPPIAGFLLAILVAGMCGYFVGLLSFRVRGAYFVIVTISFAEVVRLVALNWVELTQGPLALTNIPSIALPLPGLGELTLRTKMQNYYLVLVVALVAYLLIARLVHSHFGRAMRGLMENETLAVSVGIDVTRTLTVAAVISAAIAGAAGSLYAHYIRIIDPEVFAFINTVTMVIMVISGGKGSLAGPVVGGLIFGLLPVALRPVMAPEAQWIAYGGVLIAILFVLPRGIVPSLAQRFIRRRSGAPALASVALTETGAKEPA
- a CDS encoding ABC transporter ATP-binding protein — protein: MTARSIAMTIEQVAVRFGGLVAISDMSFTVGEGEIVSLIGPNGAGKTTAFNVMTGFLTPSAGQVTYQGTTLTGLKPHQIADLGLIRTFQRTSVFPNDTVYDNLLIGLHRQGRVRLLDAILGLPGARASERRLRQRASELIEWVGLERRAHDAAGSLSYGEQRLVGVALALAAEPSMLLLDEPVSGMNASETHRFVELIRSVRDRGITILLVEHDMPMVMTVSDRIVVLNYGRIIAEGTPDVIRNDPAVIEAYLGHGAGRA
- a CDS encoding ABC transporter ATP-binding protein, with protein sequence MLEIRDMVCGYGGVTALRGISLDVKAGQLVALIGANGAGKSTTLRAISGLVPPRAGQMRFEGIDITGARPPRVLASGIAHCPEGRRVFPHMSVEENLDMGAYLRRGSGEIAADRDRIYAEFPRLAERRRQAAGTLSGGEQQMLAIGRALMSRPRLIMFDEPSLGLAPNIVERTFAIIRGIRDAGTTVLLVEQNAFAALEMCDHAYLLENGRIVLSGAGSELIENEHVRKAYLGG
- a CDS encoding Rieske (2Fe-2S) protein, with amino-acid sequence MCGRPISVDDDAAGSAGFGWTPVCDLDRLRAETIVHVHVAGLDLLVIWNDGDAVACDRACPHEQADLALGQVRAGRLFCPRHAASFDLRDGAINPGWPSPPLRLYPIRITGAQICVEVRERQARRHAPVLPDESE